The following proteins are encoded in a genomic region of Gimesia algae:
- a CDS encoding DUF4159 domain-containing protein: MIMKKYSGKSNQKWFGVMILLAVLVAWVAHGSAQNTNPPKEESSTTTSSAQSAGSSTENRNGITGSSLQRVPDPKQVGRESESIVQVANLVYAGVKSSQCFSDHFLVEVEKDSSISTSRRFHAVKLSSDELFNFPMVIMTGEGVFQLTDSERKNLRTYVERGGLLLASAGCSSGEWDRSFRKEMAVVFPEHPLSQIAMNHPVFNTVYEIKELVAKHGKPRPLNGVSYEGRLGVIYSQDGLNDTEHTQGCCCCGGNEITNCVQVNVNILAYSLIY, translated from the coding sequence ATGATCATGAAAAAATATTCCGGAAAATCGAATCAAAAATGGTTTGGAGTCATGATTCTATTAGCGGTCCTCGTTGCCTGGGTTGCACATGGTTCTGCCCAGAATACCAACCCTCCCAAAGAGGAGTCTTCGACGACCACTTCCTCTGCGCAATCTGCAGGTTCCAGTACAGAGAACCGTAATGGTATCACAGGCAGTTCGCTGCAGAGAGTTCCCGATCCCAAACAAGTCGGGCGGGAATCGGAAAGCATCGTTCAGGTAGCCAACCTTGTTTATGCTGGTGTGAAAAGCAGCCAGTGTTTTTCAGATCACTTTCTGGTTGAAGTCGAAAAGGATTCGTCTATATCAACCAGTCGACGATTCCACGCCGTCAAGCTTAGTTCGGATGAGCTCTTTAATTTTCCGATGGTTATCATGACTGGCGAAGGTGTGTTTCAGTTAACCGATTCCGAGCGTAAAAATTTGAGGACCTATGTTGAACGAGGTGGACTTCTGTTGGCTTCAGCGGGCTGCTCCTCGGGTGAGTGGGATCGCTCATTCCGTAAAGAGATGGCGGTGGTATTTCCAGAACATCCCCTGAGCCAGATCGCAATGAATCACCCCGTATTCAATACCGTTTATGAGATCAAAGAATTAGTGGCCAAACATGGAAAACCACGTCCGCTCAACGGGGTATCGTATGAAGGTCGCTTGGGTGTGATTTATTCCCAGGATGGATTAAATGACACAGAACATACTCAAGGTTGTTGCTGTTGTGGCGGAAATGAAATTACCAACTGCGTTCAGGTGAACGTCAACATTCTCGCATACTCATTAATCTATTAA
- a CDS encoding vWA domain-containing protein → MFRGLTFEPFISPALWITLAIVSAVILMWYGWNRVGTLSQHRWITIISLTSIGIGAVLLILLNPTWIEPVAPPAGKPLLTLLLDNSASMDIDDVAEGETRYQSAIKIANVLSANLQSRFDVRIRKFSSIATPADLNELAALSPEGVDTDMTGAITSSITDDRPQGQALFLLSDGIHNGPGGITSLLDVLRTTKAMAIPIYTKTFGGDSQLKDLEVSLSRPQELSFVGQQVPVTVVLKQRGSVTDKSNVSLMYDGKEIDNKEVSLAANDEATVQFEVQQKQAGLYRYEVQLKPMPQEATTANNSATLLLRVVQEPIRVLLLEGKPYWDGKFLMRTLASDPSLELDAVVRLSETRYLKRSLRLQKSSLESKGAQPGSTDGKSPEVNIHRIESSTILNDPRSIIDDADRLSEYQVVVLGRDSECFLSEELVERLKTWVSRDGGSLVCYRGSPVASVSQGLGQMLPVRWSQTRESRFRMSLTDRGASLNWLMPSAGSDEKILDQLPSLTTSATPERPKPLAVVLARSQKSDESSPVVTYQTYGTGRVVAIEGSGMWRWAFLAPQFQKHDAIYGSLWQSLLRWLVSSVGLVPGQDMVLRSEKVRFSTDESVSALLLMREDATGDAVPKVELIDSAGKTLDTVAPVPLGEEPGVYQVLFGQLPEGHYRSSVIGKDASADKSSTSIVFDVRQQFLEKIEVTARPDIMARIASESGGAVIEDPNPDQIAQEFQEHISHSLPQRTVRFSAWDRWWVLLSVILIWGIVWGLRRSGGLI, encoded by the coding sequence ATGTTTCGTGGCCTCACATTTGAGCCTTTCATCTCGCCTGCGTTGTGGATTACATTGGCGATTGTCTCGGCAGTCATACTCATGTGGTATGGGTGGAACAGAGTTGGTACGCTCTCGCAGCACCGCTGGATCACCATCATCAGCCTGACGTCAATCGGGATTGGTGCAGTCCTGCTGATTTTGCTCAATCCAACCTGGATTGAGCCTGTGGCTCCTCCTGCCGGTAAACCATTGTTAACGCTGTTGTTAGATAATTCCGCCAGTATGGACATTGATGATGTTGCAGAAGGTGAAACACGTTATCAATCAGCAATAAAAATTGCGAATGTCCTGTCAGCCAACCTGCAATCTCGGTTTGATGTCCGGATCAGAAAGTTCTCCAGCATCGCCACTCCTGCAGACCTGAACGAACTGGCGGCGCTCTCTCCAGAGGGAGTTGACACCGATATGACCGGCGCGATCACGTCCAGTATCACTGACGACCGCCCCCAGGGGCAGGCTTTATTTTTACTGAGTGACGGTATCCACAACGGGCCAGGCGGCATCACATCTTTACTGGATGTTTTACGCACTACGAAAGCGATGGCAATTCCCATTTATACAAAAACTTTTGGTGGTGATTCGCAATTGAAAGATCTGGAAGTCTCATTGAGCAGACCACAGGAGCTTTCTTTTGTTGGACAACAGGTACCGGTCACTGTAGTTCTGAAACAACGGGGATCAGTCACTGATAAATCAAACGTGAGTCTCATGTATGACGGTAAGGAAATTGATAACAAAGAAGTCTCACTTGCAGCTAATGACGAGGCGACGGTTCAATTTGAGGTCCAGCAAAAACAGGCGGGCCTATACCGATACGAAGTGCAACTGAAACCCATGCCCCAGGAAGCCACCACAGCCAATAATTCAGCAACCTTACTGTTACGGGTTGTTCAAGAGCCAATCCGTGTACTGCTGCTGGAAGGCAAACCGTACTGGGATGGAAAATTTCTGATGCGAACACTGGCATCCGACCCATCCCTGGAACTGGATGCGGTTGTCAGATTATCGGAAACCCGGTATCTGAAGCGTTCACTACGACTGCAAAAATCCAGTCTCGAATCAAAGGGGGCTCAGCCCGGTTCAACAGACGGGAAGTCGCCTGAAGTCAACATTCACAGAATTGAATCCTCAACGATTCTGAACGATCCCCGTTCTATTATTGATGACGCGGATCGTCTTTCAGAATATCAGGTGGTTGTACTGGGACGCGACTCGGAATGTTTCTTGTCAGAAGAACTGGTCGAACGGTTGAAGACCTGGGTTTCACGCGATGGGGGATCTTTAGTCTGTTATCGTGGTTCGCCTGTCGCCAGCGTCAGCCAGGGATTGGGGCAGATGCTGCCGGTCCGCTGGTCGCAAACCAGAGAATCCCGCTTTCGCATGAGCCTGACCGACCGTGGTGCGAGTCTTAACTGGTTGATGCCGTCCGCAGGTAGTGATGAAAAGATCCTCGACCAACTTCCTTCTTTGACAACCTCAGCGACGCCTGAACGCCCCAAGCCGCTGGCCGTCGTCCTGGCCCGTTCACAAAAATCAGACGAAAGCTCACCAGTTGTCACTTACCAGACTTATGGCACAGGACGAGTTGTAGCGATTGAAGGCTCAGGTATGTGGCGTTGGGCATTCCTTGCACCTCAATTCCAGAAGCACGACGCCATTTACGGCTCACTCTGGCAAAGCCTGTTACGGTGGCTTGTCTCCAGTGTCGGTTTGGTTCCCGGCCAGGACATGGTATTGAGATCAGAAAAGGTCAGATTTTCTACTGATGAATCTGTTTCTGCTTTATTGTTAATGCGCGAAGATGCCACCGGAGATGCTGTTCCAAAAGTAGAACTGATCGATTCTGCAGGCAAGACCCTCGACACCGTGGCGCCAGTTCCCCTGGGAGAGGAGCCGGGAGTCTATCAGGTGTTATTCGGTCAGTTACCTGAAGGTCACTACCGTTCCTCCGTCATAGGTAAAGATGCATCGGCAGATAAGTCTTCCACCTCGATTGTATTTGATGTTAGACAACAGTTCCTGGAAAAGATTGAGGTCACTGCTCGTCCTGATATTATGGCTAGAATCGCGAGTGAAAGCGGGGGAGCCGTTATTGAAGACCCTAATCCGGATCAAATCGCCCAGGAATTTCAGGAACATATTTCTCATTCACTCCCACAACGGACTGTTCGTTTTTCTGCCTGGGATCGCTGGTGGGTATTACTCAGTGTCATCCTGATTTGGGGGATTGTATGGGGGCTTAGACGCTCAGGGGGTTTGATTTGA
- a CDS encoding vWA domain-containing protein: MFLHPWILLLGALAIGLPVLIHKLTQPKPIRVPSSTIRFIRNALQQRRTHHRLRDFIILTLRTLAVILLAVALARPLIGLREKAKAPDEAKVIRVVLMDISQSMATRIRGIEMFERGRPLASRKLEYQADLKADLILAGTRSRAVFGTPSTNFPALQEELAAASPRPEKLNVQLALNMSADLLDKVSGNQGDEVRRELVFVSDFQRTNWSSADFSVLPKDTEIELLSVAPEEKPSNLAILRVSTQGRAEVGQELLLEVDVGNYSSTPRQVHVNISLGDAIYQIEGVCSPHSKTRLTDKIIPRAAGWLTGKAQLVGVDDALPVDNSRPCVIEIRQPPTYVLITRQPEKQRPSSSYFIERGLLPMEPRNTHSSSRLIRLDPDDFDSQVLASAEVIVLNHPGRLAQDTIKQLAALLRRGRGILYIASEPIDAVNLRLLTETVGTGLQMPVEFFPPPSSEPRLNLLLTEPRRDRTPFLIFGDNLNTAIEPLRFSGGLSTRRKENALEDDILASLSDRSALLVVTSSDAGSLAVLNADLGNSNLHQSPIYVPLLAELVQNHILQRRQGKEDRICGESFVVDLPSDSGSLQGLKISGPNPEIKNMGRLNQEAFGVVWSAESINDPGVYLVNRQKQTEYAMAVALSPEESDLRSLAPEVFQQRLAGERTVQFHSVESTDGNETDLIWTWFAIACLLCLMGELVALKLFRT, translated from the coding sequence ATGTTTCTACATCCGTGGATCTTATTACTGGGAGCGTTGGCCATCGGTTTGCCGGTGTTGATTCATAAGTTGACTCAACCGAAACCGATACGCGTACCGAGTTCTACGATTCGCTTTATACGAAACGCACTCCAACAGCGGCGTACGCATCATCGATTACGTGACTTCATTATATTAACGTTAAGGACACTTGCTGTAATTCTGCTTGCCGTTGCCTTGGCGCGACCCTTGATTGGCCTGAGAGAGAAAGCTAAAGCCCCTGATGAGGCTAAGGTGATCAGAGTGGTTCTCATGGATATCAGCCAAAGTATGGCAACACGAATTCGTGGTATTGAAATGTTTGAACGCGGACGTCCACTGGCTTCCCGAAAACTGGAATACCAGGCCGATCTGAAGGCAGACTTGATTCTGGCAGGAACTCGATCACGAGCTGTTTTTGGAACTCCTTCTACAAATTTTCCTGCACTACAGGAAGAATTAGCTGCAGCCTCTCCCCGTCCTGAAAAGCTGAATGTCCAACTGGCTTTAAATATGTCTGCCGATTTGCTGGATAAAGTTTCGGGAAATCAGGGAGACGAAGTTCGACGCGAATTAGTATTTGTGAGTGATTTTCAGCGGACGAACTGGTCCAGTGCCGACTTTTCCGTTTTGCCAAAAGATACAGAGATTGAGTTGTTATCTGTTGCGCCTGAAGAAAAACCATCCAATCTGGCAATATTACGCGTCTCTACTCAAGGTCGGGCAGAAGTAGGGCAAGAATTGCTGCTAGAGGTCGACGTGGGAAATTATTCTTCAACGCCGCGACAGGTGCACGTAAACATTTCTTTGGGAGATGCCATCTATCAGATTGAAGGAGTCTGTTCGCCTCATTCCAAAACAAGGTTGACTGATAAAATCATTCCCCGCGCAGCCGGCTGGTTAACTGGTAAAGCGCAACTGGTTGGCGTTGATGATGCACTTCCTGTTGACAATAGTCGTCCGTGTGTTATCGAAATTCGACAGCCGCCTACCTATGTATTGATCACCAGGCAGCCAGAAAAACAGCGGCCTTCATCGAGTTACTTTATAGAACGTGGGCTGTTGCCAATGGAACCGCGAAATACGCATAGCAGTTCGCGACTGATACGTCTTGATCCAGATGATTTCGATTCTCAGGTACTTGCCTCCGCGGAAGTCATCGTGCTGAACCATCCAGGACGGCTCGCGCAAGATACAATCAAACAGCTAGCCGCATTACTGCGGCGGGGACGCGGAATACTTTACATTGCCTCCGAACCGATCGATGCGGTAAATTTACGTCTGCTGACTGAAACAGTCGGGACTGGTTTACAAATGCCAGTCGAATTTTTTCCGCCCCCCTCAAGCGAGCCACGACTTAATTTGCTATTGACTGAACCGCGGCGTGATCGAACCCCGTTTTTAATATTCGGGGACAATCTCAATACCGCGATTGAACCGTTACGTTTTTCTGGAGGACTTTCAACTCGTCGCAAAGAAAATGCATTGGAAGATGATATTCTTGCTTCACTAAGTGATCGATCTGCGCTACTTGTTGTTACATCGTCTGATGCGGGTTCTCTGGCTGTACTCAATGCGGATCTTGGTAATTCAAACTTACATCAATCTCCGATCTATGTTCCCCTGTTGGCTGAACTGGTGCAAAATCACATACTGCAACGCAGGCAGGGGAAAGAAGATCGTATTTGCGGGGAATCATTTGTCGTTGATCTTCCCAGTGATAGCGGCAGCCTGCAGGGATTAAAAATTAGCGGACCCAATCCAGAAATAAAGAACATGGGCAGGTTAAACCAGGAAGCTTTCGGCGTTGTCTGGAGTGCTGAATCAATCAATGATCCGGGGGTATATCTGGTCAACCGTCAAAAGCAGACTGAATATGCGATGGCAGTTGCTCTTTCACCGGAGGAAAGTGATTTAAGGAGCCTGGCTCCCGAGGTATTTCAACAACGTCTGGCTGGAGAACGTACGGTTCAGTTCCACTCTGTTGAATCTACCGATGGTAACGAAACCGACCTGATCTGGACTTGGTTTGCCATCGCCTGCCTGCTGTGTTTGATGGGAGAACTGGTTGCCCTCAAACTGTTCCGTACATGA
- a CDS encoding DUF58 domain-containing protein codes for MRTDSKSPFLELKALAALEHMRFSTRHRIEGTYSGRHQSRQRGGAGEFADYREYTDGEDLRRLDWKVMARTGKAYVRLFQDEKNLLCTLAIDASASMKFGSKTDADMTGSKLEYSQYLATALSHVICRGQDQVGLAIMTDQLQESLSPGSTPGHVAHIQELIEQIETVPETHMSGAMQDLFEQTKSRGVLMLLSDFLVDDLDELFAAVRLFRHRQSEVIILHLIHPDEERLPAGTAYRFEGLENEGSIDCSPAEIQSLYQQRFQAHSDSVRTLSLTNGCDYLRVSTAIPYLQTLGEFLVERTG; via the coding sequence ATGAGAACTGACTCAAAAAGCCCGTTTCTGGAACTGAAAGCATTAGCGGCATTGGAACACATGCGATTCTCAACACGGCATCGTATTGAGGGAACATATAGTGGGCGTCATCAGTCCCGCCAAAGGGGAGGCGCTGGCGAATTTGCTGACTACCGCGAATACACCGATGGAGAAGACCTGCGTCGCCTTGACTGGAAAGTGATGGCGCGAACCGGCAAGGCATACGTCCGACTCTTTCAGGATGAAAAAAATCTGCTATGCACGCTGGCAATCGATGCCAGCGCTTCGATGAAATTCGGGTCGAAAACTGATGCCGACATGACTGGCTCGAAGCTGGAATATTCCCAGTACCTGGCGACGGCATTATCACATGTGATTTGTCGCGGACAGGATCAGGTAGGTTTGGCAATTATGACGGATCAATTGCAGGAATCGCTCTCTCCCGGGAGTACACCAGGGCATGTTGCTCACATTCAGGAACTGATCGAACAGATTGAAACCGTCCCAGAAACCCATATGTCCGGGGCAATGCAGGATCTTTTTGAGCAGACAAAGTCGCGTGGGGTTTTGATGTTGCTGAGCGACTTTCTAGTCGATGATCTGGATGAGCTGTTTGCTGCAGTGCGGTTATTTCGGCATCGTCAATCAGAAGTCATCATACTTCATCTGATTCATCCTGATGAAGAACGTCTGCCGGCAGGTACGGCATATCGATTTGAAGGTCTCGAGAATGAAGGAAGCATCGATTGTTCGCCGGCAGAGATCCAGTCACTCTATCAGCAAAGGTTTCAGGCTCATTCAGACTCCGTTCGAACACTATCACTGACAAATGGCTGTGATTATCTGCGTGTTTCGACGGCGATCCCCTATTTACAGACTCTGGGAGAATTCCTTGTAGAACGAACGGGATAA
- a CDS encoding AAA family ATPase encodes MKEQAMTIEIAQEQVGIFVDRVRSIRESLHQVVVGQDETIDLLLTCALTGSHALLVGVPGLAKTLMVKALASTFHWKYSRIQFTPDLMPSDITGYELLGKSTDGDSPSMTFRPGPVFANLVLADEINRAAPKTQSAMLEAMAEKQVTVGGQTYNLEDPFVVIATQNPIEQEGTYPLPEAQLDRFMMEIRIGYPLPEQEEEIVMKMAGGIPSLPEAAFDRDSFLQLRDLVMAVPVPHNVAKFSVRLCGSSRPQDERASQFVQDYIAWGAGPRGSQNLVVAAKAHALLEGRTAPTEADIIAVALPVLRHRICINHRAVGDGITTQDVIEQLLKTARE; translated from the coding sequence ATGAAAGAGCAAGCTATGACGATCGAAATCGCTCAGGAGCAAGTCGGAATATTCGTAGATCGTGTCCGCTCAATTCGGGAGAGTCTGCACCAGGTCGTCGTCGGACAGGATGAAACGATCGATTTATTGTTAACCTGTGCCTTAACCGGTTCGCATGCTTTACTGGTAGGTGTTCCAGGTTTAGCCAAAACCTTGATGGTTAAGGCGCTGGCTTCCACTTTTCACTGGAAATATTCCCGCATCCAATTTACTCCCGACCTCATGCCTTCGGACATTACAGGATATGAATTACTGGGGAAGAGCACCGATGGTGATTCCCCAAGCATGACGTTTCGGCCCGGTCCAGTGTTTGCAAATCTGGTGTTGGCTGATGAAATTAATCGCGCTGCTCCTAAAACGCAATCAGCTATGCTGGAAGCCATGGCAGAGAAGCAAGTCACGGTTGGTGGGCAGACCTATAATCTGGAAGATCCCTTTGTCGTTATTGCCACCCAGAACCCCATCGAACAGGAAGGTACCTATCCCCTGCCTGAAGCACAGTTAGATCGTTTTATGATGGAGATTCGCATCGGATATCCGCTGCCGGAACAGGAAGAAGAAATTGTCATGAAAATGGCAGGGGGAATCCCCTCTCTTCCGGAGGCTGCCTTTGATCGTGATTCATTTCTGCAATTGCGAGATCTGGTCATGGCTGTCCCCGTTCCTCATAATGTTGCAAAATTCAGCGTTCGCTTATGCGGTTCCAGCCGGCCACAGGATGAACGAGCAAGCCAATTTGTTCAAGATTATATAGCCTGGGGCGCGGGGCCCCGTGGTTCTCAGAATCTGGTCGTCGCTGCCAAAGCACACGCGTTACTTGAGGGAAGAACTGCACCCACCGAAGCTGATATTATCGCAGTGGCTTTACCCGTTTTGAGACATCGGATTTGCATCAATCACCGTGCAGTGGGAGACGGTATTACGACACAGGACGTCATCGAACAGTTATTAAAAACAGCCAGAGAGTAA